Proteins encoded in a region of the Mycolicibacterium chitae genome:
- a CDS encoding putative holin codes for MIPLPRAWQLTGAMLIGAAVGVVLGVLATLQVQASLRPDAVIALVLGVPTVLGLLFILTASRRWMTVVGAFTLAIAPGWFAVLVLIQVVHGA; via the coding sequence GTGATTCCCCTTCCGAGGGCGTGGCAACTGACCGGCGCGATGCTGATCGGCGCCGCGGTCGGCGTTGTCCTGGGTGTGCTCGCGACGCTGCAGGTGCAGGCGTCGCTGCGGCCGGACGCCGTCATCGCGCTGGTCCTCGGAGTCCCGACCGTGCTGGGCCTGCTGTTCATCTTGACCGCGAGCCGACGCTGGATGACCGTCGTGGGCGCGTTCACCCTGGCGATCGCGCCGGGCTGGTTCGCCGTGCTGGTCCTGATCCAGGTGGTGCATGGTGCCTGA
- the lpdA gene encoding dihydrolipoyl dehydrogenase, protein MTHFDVVVLGAGPGGYVAAIRAAQLGLKTAIVEPKYWGGVCLNVGCIPSKALLRNAELAHLFTKQAKAFGISGEASFDYGAAFDRSRKVADGRVAGVHFLMKKNKITEIHGYGKFTGANTLEVALNEGGTESVEFDNAIIATGSSTRLVPGTSLSENVVTYENQILSRELPSSLIIAGAGAIGMEFAYIFSNYGVDVTIVEFLPRALPNEDAEVSKEIEKQYKKLGVKIRTGTKVESITDNGSSVTVAVSKDGKSEELQADKVLQAIGFAPNVEGYGLEAAGVALTDRQAIGIDDYMRTNVGHIYAIGDVTGKLQLAHVAEAQAVVAAETIAGAETLALGDYRMMPRATFCQPQVASFGLTEEQAKEEGYDVKVAKFPFTANGKAHGLGDPTGFVKLIADAKYGELIGGHLIGPDVSELLPELTLAQKWDLTVNELARNVHTHPTLSEALQECFHGLSGHMINF, encoded by the coding sequence GTGACTCACTTTGACGTCGTCGTGCTCGGAGCTGGCCCAGGTGGTTACGTCGCCGCCATCCGCGCTGCGCAACTCGGACTGAAAACCGCCATCGTCGAACCGAAGTACTGGGGTGGTGTGTGCCTGAATGTGGGGTGCATCCCGTCCAAGGCGCTGCTGCGCAATGCCGAGTTGGCGCACCTGTTCACCAAGCAGGCCAAGGCCTTCGGCATCAGCGGTGAGGCCAGCTTCGATTACGGTGCGGCTTTCGATCGCAGCCGCAAGGTGGCCGACGGCCGGGTGGCCGGGGTGCACTTCCTGATGAAGAAGAACAAGATCACCGAGATCCACGGGTACGGCAAGTTCACCGGGGCCAACACCTTGGAGGTGGCGCTCAACGAGGGCGGCACCGAGAGCGTCGAGTTCGACAACGCGATCATCGCCACCGGCAGCAGCACCCGCTTGGTGCCGGGGACCTCGCTGTCGGAGAACGTGGTGACCTACGAGAACCAGATCCTGTCCCGCGAGCTGCCGTCGTCGTTGATCATCGCCGGGGCCGGTGCCATCGGCATGGAGTTCGCCTACATCTTCAGCAACTACGGGGTCGACGTCACCATCGTGGAGTTCCTGCCGCGGGCGTTGCCCAACGAGGACGCCGAGGTGTCCAAGGAGATCGAGAAGCAGTACAAGAAGCTCGGTGTGAAGATCCGGACCGGGACCAAGGTCGAGTCGATCACCGACAACGGGTCGTCGGTGACCGTCGCGGTCAGCAAGGACGGCAAGAGCGAGGAACTGCAGGCCGACAAGGTGTTGCAGGCCATCGGTTTTGCGCCCAATGTCGAGGGCTACGGGCTGGAGGCCGCCGGGGTGGCGCTGACCGACCGGCAGGCGATCGGCATCGACGACTACATGCGCACCAACGTGGGCCACATCTATGCCATCGGCGATGTGACCGGCAAGCTGCAGTTGGCCCATGTCGCCGAGGCCCAGGCCGTGGTCGCCGCGGAGACCATCGCCGGTGCGGAGACCCTGGCGCTGGGGGATTACCGGATGATGCCGCGCGCGACGTTCTGTCAGCCGCAGGTGGCCAGCTTCGGGTTGACCGAAGAACAAGCCAAGGAAGAGGGCTACGACGTCAAGGTGGCCAAGTTTCCGTTCACCGCGAACGGCAAGGCGCACGGGCTGGGGGATCCCACCGGATTCGTCAAGCTGATCGCCGATGCCAAGTACGGCGAGCTCATCGGCGGGCACCTGATCGGCCCGGACGTCTCGGAGTTGCTGCCCGAGCTGACCCTGGCCCAGAAGTGGGACCTGACGGTCAACGAATTGGCCCGCAACGTGCACACCCACCCGACCCTGTCGGAGGCCCTGCAGGAATGCTTCCACGGCCTCTCCGGGCACATGATCAACTTCTGA
- a CDS encoding DUF779 domain-containing protein: MAVPPRVLITSSAASQLAALQQRHGPVMFHQSGGCCDGSSPMCYPDGDFIVGDRDVLLGLLDVTAQRQPDGVPVWISGPQFDAWKHTQLVIDLVSGRGGGFSLEAPDGVRFLSRGRAFSEAEVATLAQVPAITGAEYERGVDAPGPRGAVVAHAADVCPIPNR, encoded by the coding sequence ATGGCGGTCCCTCCGCGCGTCCTGATCACCAGCAGCGCCGCCAGCCAGCTCGCTGCGCTGCAGCAGCGGCACGGGCCGGTGATGTTCCACCAGTCCGGCGGCTGCTGCGACGGCTCCTCGCCGATGTGCTACCCCGACGGGGACTTCATCGTCGGGGATCGCGACGTGCTGCTCGGCCTGCTCGACGTGACCGCGCAGCGCCAACCCGACGGCGTGCCGGTGTGGATCTCCGGTCCCCAGTTCGACGCCTGGAAGCACACCCAGCTGGTCATCGACCTGGTCTCCGGGCGCGGCGGCGGGTTCAGCCTGGAGGCCCCCGACGGGGTGCGGTTCCTGTCGCGGGGACGCGCGTTCTCTGAGGCCGAGGTGGCGACGTTGGCGCAGGTCCCGGCGATCACCGGCGCCGAATACGAGCGGGGGGTGGACGCACCGGGCCCGCGCGGGGCGGTGGTGGCCCACGCCGCAGATGTCTGTCCGATACCGAATCGGTAA
- the aceA gene encoding isocitrate lyase, giving the protein MSTVGTPKSPEQIQHDWDHNPRWKGITRTYSPEDVVALQGHVVEEATLARRGAEVLWSQLHDMEFVNALGALTGNMAVQQVRAGLKAIYLSGWQVAGDANLSGHTYPDQSLYPANSVPQVVRRINNALLRADEIAKVEGDTSVENWLAPIVADGEAGFGGALNVYELQKAMIAAGVAGSHWEDQLASEKKCGHLGGKVLIPTQQHIRTLTSARLAADVADVPTVVIARTDAEAATLITSDVDERDRPFITGERTAEGFYRITNGLEPCIARAKAYAPYSDLIWMETGTPDLELAKKFAEGVKSEFPDQMLAYNCSPSFNWKQHLDDATIAKFQKELGAMGFKFQFITLAGFHALNYSMFDLAHGYARNQMTAYVELQEREFAAEERGYTATKHQREVGAGYFDRIATTVDPTSSTTALAGSTEEGQFH; this is encoded by the coding sequence ATGTCGACAGTCGGCACTCCCAAGTCCCCCGAACAGATCCAGCACGACTGGGACCACAACCCGCGCTGGAAGGGCATCACCCGTACCTACAGCCCCGAAGACGTCGTCGCCCTGCAGGGCCACGTGGTCGAGGAGGCCACCCTGGCCCGTCGCGGCGCCGAGGTGCTGTGGTCCCAGCTGCACGACATGGAGTTCGTGAACGCGCTCGGCGCGCTCACCGGCAACATGGCCGTCCAGCAGGTCCGCGCCGGCCTCAAGGCCATCTACCTCTCCGGCTGGCAGGTCGCCGGTGACGCCAACCTGAGCGGCCACACCTACCCGGACCAGAGCCTGTACCCGGCCAACTCGGTGCCGCAGGTGGTGCGCCGGATCAACAACGCGCTGCTGCGCGCCGACGAGATCGCCAAGGTCGAGGGCGACACCTCCGTCGAGAACTGGCTGGCCCCGATCGTGGCCGACGGCGAGGCCGGCTTCGGCGGCGCGCTCAACGTCTACGAGCTGCAGAAGGCCATGATCGCCGCCGGTGTCGCCGGATCGCACTGGGAGGACCAGCTGGCCTCGGAGAAGAAGTGCGGCCACCTCGGTGGCAAGGTGCTGATCCCCACCCAGCAGCACATCCGCACGCTGACCTCCGCGCGGCTCGCGGCCGACGTGGCCGACGTCCCGACCGTGGTCATCGCCCGCACCGACGCCGAGGCCGCCACGCTGATCACCTCCGATGTCGACGAGCGCGATCGCCCGTTCATCACCGGTGAGCGCACCGCCGAGGGCTTCTACCGGATCACGAACGGCCTGGAGCCGTGCATCGCCCGCGCCAAGGCCTACGCGCCGTACTCCGACCTGATCTGGATGGAGACCGGCACCCCGGACCTCGAGCTGGCCAAGAAGTTCGCCGAGGGCGTCAAGAGCGAATTCCCGGACCAGATGCTGGCCTACAACTGCTCGCCGTCGTTCAACTGGAAGCAGCACCTGGACGACGCCACGATCGCGAAGTTCCAGAAGGAACTCGGCGCGATGGGCTTCAAGTTCCAGTTCATCACGCTGGCCGGCTTCCACGCGCTCAACTACTCGATGTTCGATCTGGCCCACGGCTACGCCCGCAACCAGATGACCGCCTACGTCGAGCTGCAGGAGCGCGAGTTCGCGGCCGAGGAGCGCGGCTACACCGCCACCAAGCACCAGCGCGAGGTCGGTGCCGGCTACTTCGACCGGATCGCCACCACGGTGGACCCGACCAGCTCCACCACCGCGCTCGCCGGGTCGACCGAAGAGGGCCAGTTCCACTGA
- a CDS encoding polyphosphate kinase 2 family protein, whose translation MTLPELWTHKPQKILAFKAGDRIEDIDTNSSPGFDGDKDDAPELQRDRNERFAELQEMLYANGRRGDHRSVLLVLQGMDTAGKGGIVEHVVGAGNPMGIQYKSFGVPTPEELQHHYLWRIRKALPTGGQVGVFDRSHYEDVLVVRVHNLVAPDVWGARYDEINAFEKELTEAGTSIVKVAMFVSLEEQKQRLSDRLEDPEKHWKYNPGDLDERALWPQYREAYQAMLDKTSTDHAPWYVVPADKKWYSRLAVTELLIETLKSLQLSWPPADFDVKAEKKRLATA comes from the coding sequence ATGACGCTTCCGGAGCTCTGGACCCACAAGCCGCAGAAGATCCTCGCCTTCAAGGCCGGCGACAGGATCGAGGACATCGACACGAACTCCTCGCCGGGTTTCGACGGCGACAAGGACGACGCCCCGGAACTGCAGCGCGACCGCAACGAACGCTTCGCCGAGTTGCAGGAGATGCTCTACGCCAACGGCCGCCGCGGCGATCACCGTTCGGTGCTGCTGGTCCTGCAGGGGATGGACACCGCCGGCAAGGGCGGCATCGTCGAACATGTTGTGGGCGCGGGCAATCCGATGGGCATCCAGTACAAGAGCTTCGGCGTGCCCACCCCCGAGGAGTTGCAGCACCACTACCTGTGGCGGATCCGCAAGGCGCTCCCGACGGGTGGGCAGGTCGGGGTCTTCGATCGGTCGCACTACGAGGACGTGCTGGTGGTGCGGGTGCACAACCTGGTCGCGCCGGATGTCTGGGGCGCCCGCTACGACGAGATCAACGCCTTCGAGAAGGAACTCACCGAGGCGGGCACCAGCATCGTGAAGGTGGCGATGTTCGTCTCGCTCGAGGAGCAGAAGCAGCGGCTGTCCGACCGGCTCGAGGATCCCGAGAAGCACTGGAAGTACAACCCCGGCGACCTCGACGAGCGGGCGCTGTGGCCGCAGTACCGCGAGGCCTACCAGGCGATGCTGGACAAGACGTCGACGGACCACGCACCGTGGTACGTGGTGCCCGCCGACAAGAAGTGGTACAGCCGACTGGCCGTCACCGAGTTGCTGATCGAGACGCTGAAGTCACTTCAGTTGTCTTGGCCGCCAGCCGATTTCGACGTGAAGGCGGAGAAGAAGCGGCTTGCGACCGCCTAG
- a CDS encoding 3-hydroxybutyryl-CoA dehydrogenase codes for MGAGIAEVSARAGVDVLVFETTDALAAAGRQRLTKSLQRGVSAGKITEPERDATLDRLSFTTELKDLADRQLVVEAVIEDEAVKTEIFARLDAVIEDPDAILASNTSSIPIMKMAAATQNPQRVLGLHFFNPVPVLPLVELVTTLVTGEAAADRAETFAGAVLGKQVVRCPDRSGFVVNALLVPYLLSAIRMAEAGVAETDGIDKAVVAGLSHPMGPLRLADLIGLDTLELIADKMYEEYKEAMYAPPPLLRRMVEAGLLGKKSGQGFYKY; via the coding sequence ATGGGGGCAGGAATCGCGGAGGTGTCCGCCCGCGCGGGCGTCGATGTGCTGGTCTTCGAGACCACCGACGCGCTCGCCGCCGCCGGGCGGCAGCGCCTGACGAAGTCCCTGCAGCGCGGCGTGAGCGCCGGCAAGATCACCGAGCCCGAGCGGGACGCGACGCTCGACCGGCTGTCGTTCACCACCGAGCTGAAGGATCTGGCCGACCGGCAGTTGGTCGTCGAGGCGGTCATCGAGGACGAGGCCGTCAAGACCGAGATCTTCGCCCGGCTCGACGCGGTCATCGAGGATCCCGACGCCATCCTGGCATCGAACACCTCCAGCATCCCGATCATGAAGATGGCCGCGGCGACCCAGAACCCACAGCGCGTGCTGGGCTTGCACTTCTTCAACCCGGTGCCCGTGCTCCCGCTGGTGGAACTGGTCACCACGTTGGTCACCGGCGAGGCCGCCGCCGACCGCGCCGAGACCTTTGCCGGCGCGGTGCTCGGCAAGCAGGTGGTGCGCTGTCCGGACCGGTCGGGCTTCGTGGTCAACGCGCTGTTGGTGCCCTACCTGCTGTCCGCCATCCGGATGGCCGAAGCCGGGGTTGCCGAGACTGACGGCATCGACAAGGCCGTGGTGGCCGGGCTGTCCCACCCGATGGGGCCGCTGCGGCTCGCCGACCTGATCGGCCTCGACACCCTCGAGCTGATCGCCGACAAGATGTACGAGGAGTACAAGGAAGCGATGTACGCGCCGCCGCCGCTGTTGCGGCGTATGGTCGAGGCAGGGTTGCTGGGCAAAAAGTCCGGCCAGGGTTTTTACAAGTACTAG
- a CDS encoding TetR/AcrR family transcriptional regulator, producing MCTTVAQQPQPGTVRVDGRKRRWHKHKVDRRNELVDGTLEAIRSRGRDVSMDEIAAEIGVSKTVLYRYFVDKNDLTTAVMMRFAQTTLIPNMAAALSTDRDGYDLVREIIRVYVETVAAEPEIYPFVFANSSASKSKVIADSERIIAGMLAVMFRRRMQRVGMDTKGVEPWAYMIVGGVQLATHSWMSHRRTSSDELIDYLTMLAWNALCGIVEVGGSLERFNSMPHPSPVLPPPPD from the coding sequence ATCTGCACCACAGTGGCACAACAACCCCAACCGGGCACCGTCCGGGTCGACGGCCGCAAACGACGCTGGCACAAGCACAAGGTGGACCGCCGCAACGAGTTGGTGGACGGGACCCTGGAAGCCATCCGGTCCCGCGGTCGCGACGTCAGCATGGACGAGATAGCAGCGGAAATCGGGGTCTCGAAGACCGTCCTGTACCGGTATTTCGTCGACAAGAACGACCTGACGACCGCGGTGATGATGCGCTTCGCGCAGACCACCCTGATCCCGAACATGGCCGCCGCGCTGTCGACCGATCGGGACGGGTACGACCTGGTTCGGGAGATCATCCGGGTCTATGTGGAGACGGTCGCCGCGGAGCCGGAAATCTACCCATTTGTCTTTGCGAACAGCTCGGCCAGCAAAAGCAAGGTGATCGCTGACAGCGAACGAATCATCGCCGGGATGCTGGCCGTGATGTTCCGTCGGCGCATGCAACGGGTGGGTATGGACACCAAGGGCGTCGAGCCGTGGGCCTACATGATCGTCGGCGGGGTCCAGCTGGCAACGCACTCGTGGATGTCGCACCGGCGGACGAGCTCCGACGAGCTGATCGACTACCTGACCATGCTGGCGTGGAACGCGCTGTGCGGCATCGTCGAGGTGGGCGGGTCCCTCGAGCGGTTCAACAGCATGCCGCACCCGTCGCCGGTGCTACCGCCCCCGCCGGACTGA
- the ramB gene encoding acetate metabolism transcriptional regulator RamB — protein sequence MSKTFVGSRVRQLRNERGFSQAALAQLLKISPSYLNQIEHDVRPLTVPVLLRITEVFGVDATFFASQDDTRLIAELREVTLDRDLDLEVDLAEVAELVGAHPKLAKAMVHLHQRYRRTKAQLASATEGRFNLNAEGSGSGAITMPHEEVRDYFYQRQNYLDELDTAAEDLTVRIRMHRGDLAGDIAQRLSQLHGVRIVKRIDLGETVLHRYTPETKTLEMSAHLSPGQQVFRLATELAYLEFGALIDEKVDEGKFTSAESRTLARLGLANYFAAAVVLPYGQFHDVAERFRYDIERLSAFYSASYETICHRLSTLQRPSMRGVPFSFVRVDRAGNMSKRQSATGFHFSSSGGTCPLWNVYETFAHPGKLLVQIAEMPDGRNYMWVARTVERRAARYGQPGKTFAIGLGCELRHAHRLIYSEGLDLSGGVATPIGAGCRVCERDNCPQRAFPALGRALDLDEHRSTVSPYLVKH from the coding sequence GTGTCCAAGACGTTCGTCGGCTCCCGGGTTCGGCAGCTGCGCAACGAGCGCGGGTTCAGCCAGGCAGCGCTGGCACAGCTGCTCAAGATCTCGCCGAGCTACCTGAACCAGATCGAGCATGACGTGCGGCCGCTGACCGTGCCGGTGCTGTTGCGCATCACCGAGGTGTTCGGGGTCGACGCGACGTTCTTCGCCTCCCAGGACGACACCCGGCTGATCGCCGAGTTGCGCGAGGTCACCCTGGACCGCGACCTGGACCTCGAGGTGGACCTCGCCGAGGTGGCCGAGCTCGTCGGCGCGCACCCGAAACTGGCGAAGGCCATGGTCCACCTGCATCAGCGGTACCGCCGGACCAAGGCCCAGCTGGCCTCCGCCACGGAAGGCCGGTTCAACCTCAACGCCGAGGGCAGCGGTAGCGGAGCCATCACCATGCCGCACGAAGAGGTGCGCGACTACTTCTATCAACGCCAGAACTATCTGGACGAATTGGACACCGCCGCAGAGGACCTCACCGTCCGCATCCGCATGCACCGCGGCGACCTGGCCGGCGACATCGCCCAGCGGCTGTCCCAGTTGCACGGGGTGCGGATCGTCAAGCGCATCGACCTCGGCGAGACGGTGCTGCACCGCTACACCCCGGAAACCAAGACCCTGGAGATGAGCGCGCACCTGTCCCCCGGCCAGCAGGTGTTCCGCCTCGCGACCGAACTGGCCTACCTGGAGTTCGGCGCGCTGATCGACGAGAAGGTCGACGAGGGCAAGTTCACCAGTGCCGAGTCCCGCACGCTGGCACGGCTGGGGTTGGCCAACTACTTCGCCGCCGCGGTGGTGTTGCCCTACGGCCAATTCCATGACGTCGCTGAGCGGTTCCGCTACGACATCGAACGGCTCTCGGCGTTCTACTCGGCCAGCTACGAGACCATCTGCCACCGGCTTTCCACGCTGCAGCGCCCCTCCATGCGGGGCGTGCCGTTCTCCTTCGTCCGGGTCGATCGCGCCGGCAACATGAGCAAACGTCAGTCCGCCACCGGTTTTCACTTCTCCTCCTCGGGCGGCACCTGCCCCCTGTGGAACGTCTACGAGACGTTCGCCCACCCCGGCAAGCTCCTGGTGCAGATCGCCGAGATGCCCGACGGGCGCAACTACATGTGGGTGGCGCGCACCGTCGAACGCCGCGCGGCCCGATATGGCCAGCCGGGCAAGACCTTTGCGATCGGCCTGGGCTGCGAACTGCGCCACGCCCACCGCCTGATCTACTCCGAAGGATTGGACCTCTCCGGCGGGGTCGCCACCCCCATCGGCGCCGGCTGCCGGGTCTGCGAACGGGACAACTGCCCGCAGCGGGCCTTCCCCGCGCTGGGCCGCGCCCTGGACCTCGACGAACACCGCAGCACCGTGTCCCCGTACCTGGTCAAGCATTAG
- a CDS encoding carboxymuconolactone decarboxylase family protein, translating into MRDVGPINWVICRLGARGIRAPQFHLFNALSRHSALFWSWLPFSGVLLYWGRLSRQDAETVILRVGSLRDCEYELQQHRRLARSRGLDDALQQKIFAGPDAEGLTDRQRALLRATDEFVLDRGVTAATWATLAAQLNTKQLIEFCMLAGQYDTLAATMNTLKLPMDFPD; encoded by the coding sequence GTGCGCGACGTCGGCCCCATCAACTGGGTCATCTGCCGGCTCGGCGCGCGGGGCATCCGCGCGCCGCAGTTCCACCTGTTCAACGCGTTGTCCCGGCACAGCGCGCTGTTCTGGTCCTGGCTGCCGTTCTCCGGGGTGCTGCTGTACTGGGGGCGGCTGTCCCGTCAGGACGCCGAGACCGTGATCCTGCGGGTGGGTTCGCTGCGGGACTGCGAGTACGAACTGCAGCAGCACCGCCGCCTGGCGCGCAGCCGCGGCCTCGATGATGCGTTGCAGCAGAAGATCTTCGCCGGCCCCGACGCCGAGGGCCTGACCGACCGTCAGCGCGCGCTGCTGCGCGCCACCGACGAGTTCGTCCTGGACCGGGGCGTGACAGCGGCGACCTGGGCCACGCTGGCCGCCCAGCTGAACACCAAGCAGCTCATCGAATTCTGCATGCTGGCCGGGCAATACGACACGTTGGCCGCGACCATGAACACGCTGAAGCTGCCGATGGACTTCCCGGACTAG
- a CDS encoding cyclopropane mycolic acid synthase family methyltransferase, giving the protein MSSVDPELAPYYEESQSIYDISNEFFALWLGPTMGYTCGYYEREDMTLEESQNAKFDLALGKLDLKPGMTLLDIGCGWGGALERAITKFDVNVIGITLSKAQSEWARERLAKIDTNRSVEIRLQGWEEFNEPVDRIVSIGAFEAFKAERYPVFFQRAYEILSADGGRMLLHTILAHTQQFFRENNIKLTISDLKFMKFIGEEIFPGGQLPAVEDIEKLAADSGFTLERTHLLRPHYARTLDMWAANLEAKKDEAIAMQGQEVYDRYMKYLTGCADFFRRGITNIGQFTLVK; this is encoded by the coding sequence ATGTCATCGGTCGATCCTGAACTTGCGCCCTACTACGAGGAATCGCAGTCGATCTACGACATCTCGAACGAGTTCTTCGCCCTCTGGCTCGGGCCGACCATGGGTTACACCTGTGGCTACTACGAGCGCGAGGACATGACGCTGGAGGAGTCGCAGAACGCCAAGTTCGACCTGGCGCTGGGCAAGCTCGACCTCAAGCCGGGGATGACCCTGCTCGACATCGGCTGCGGCTGGGGCGGCGCCCTGGAGCGGGCCATCACCAAGTTCGACGTCAACGTCATCGGCATCACGCTGAGCAAGGCACAGTCGGAGTGGGCCCGCGAGCGGCTGGCCAAGATCGACACCAACCGCAGTGTCGAGATCCGGCTGCAGGGCTGGGAAGAGTTCAACGAACCCGTCGACCGCATCGTGTCCATCGGCGCGTTCGAGGCCTTCAAGGCCGAGCGTTACCCGGTGTTCTTCCAGCGCGCCTACGAGATCCTGTCGGCCGACGGCGGCCGGATGCTGCTGCACACGATCCTGGCGCACACCCAGCAGTTCTTCCGTGAGAACAACATCAAGCTGACGATCAGCGATCTCAAGTTCATGAAGTTCATCGGCGAGGAGATCTTCCCCGGTGGGCAGCTGCCGGCGGTCGAGGACATCGAGAAGCTGGCCGCGGACTCGGGCTTCACGCTGGAGCGCACCCACCTGCTGCGCCCGCACTACGCGCGGACGCTGGACATGTGGGCGGCCAACCTCGAGGCCAAGAAGGACGAGGCCATCGCCATGCAGGGCCAGGAGGTCTACGACCGGTACATGAAGTACCTGACCGGTTGCGCCGACTTCTTCCGCCGCGGCATCACCAACATCGGCCAGTTCACCCTGGTCAAGTAG
- a CDS encoding acyl-[acyl-carrier-protein] thioesterase: protein MAGSGATVSSGLGKTLMPVPDPHPDVFNREWPLRVGDIDREGRLRFDAACRHIQDIGSDHLRELGFEQTHPLWIVRRTMVDLIRPIEFQDMLRLRRWCSGTSNRWCEMRVRIDGRKGGLMESEAFWININRETQGPARISDDFLEGLRRTTEVDRLRWKAYLKAGSREDAAEIRPYPVRVSDIDLFDHMNNSVYWTVIEDHLQSHPELLAAPLRVTIEHDAPVALNDKLEILTHVYPAGSTEMFGLELSDRAVTTLTYAVGDEVKAVAALFAI from the coding sequence ATGGCGGGAAGTGGTGCGACGGTGAGTTCGGGACTGGGTAAGACGTTGATGCCGGTGCCCGATCCGCATCCGGACGTGTTCAACCGCGAGTGGCCGCTGCGCGTCGGCGACATCGACCGCGAAGGCCGGCTGCGCTTCGATGCCGCGTGCCGCCACATCCAGGACATCGGGTCGGACCACCTGCGCGAACTCGGTTTCGAGCAGACCCATCCGCTGTGGATCGTGCGGCGCACCATGGTCGACCTGATCCGGCCGATCGAGTTCCAGGACATGCTGCGCCTGCGCCGCTGGTGTTCGGGCACGTCCAACCGGTGGTGCGAGATGCGCGTGCGCATCGATGGCCGTAAGGGCGGCCTGATGGAATCCGAGGCGTTCTGGATCAACATCAACCGGGAGACCCAGGGCCCGGCGCGGATCTCCGACGACTTCCTCGAGGGCCTGCGGCGCACCACGGAGGTGGACCGCCTGCGCTGGAAGGCCTATCTGAAGGCGGGTTCGCGCGAGGACGCGGCCGAGATCCGCCCGTATCCGGTCCGGGTGTCCGATATCGACCTGTTCGACCACATGAACAACTCGGTGTACTGGACCGTCATCGAGGACCATCTGCAGTCGCACCCCGAACTGCTCGCCGCGCCGTTGCGGGTGACCATCGAGCACGACGCCCCGGTGGCGCTCAACGACAAACTCGAGATCCTCACCCACGTGTATCCGGCCGGTTCGACGGAAATGTTCGGGCTGGAACTGTCCGACCGCGCTGTTACAACGCTCACATATGCCGTCGGGGACGAGGTCAAGGCCGTCGCCGCGCTCTTCGCGATCTAA